From the genome of Monomorium pharaonis isolate MP-MQ-018 chromosome 2, ASM1337386v2, whole genome shotgun sequence, one region includes:
- the LOC105837314 gene encoding sialin isoform X1, protein MALFRKFNEKIPRRGILGAMMFLACMFSYVIRTNLSITIVAMVNTTSKDGGVGPACAADMKSNKTVVLKDFGERYEWNQHIQGLLLSGYFYGVLPASVPAGLLAEKYGGSKVVAFATLIPAVLNLLMPWAASVHYGFVFALRFVMGFFGGAVYPALHAMIARWVPPGEKGMFVWTMQGGPFGTVVTFALCGAVISAYGWNAAFYVTSGIMLVFYALWVFLIYDTPDLHPNITEKEKAYIKEQIGTTVSKQKVQLPVKAVATSLPFLVLLWAHFANMWGIYFISTNGPKYTLEVLGFNMKSGGAITGLPYIARLGAGVLFAAAGDYVRRKNFLTLSLMRKIFMLFSHLGPAACLVVMTYVGCDATTAIIMLILALAFNGAACQTSLQNHQDLAPNYAGSLYGIMNTFGSFPGFIIPPIIGALTNERNGVEEWRIMFWISAVVFISATVLFWLFGSAEIQPWNDTTHSKVPTVSDEEKQINETTRDGADTEAEENERL, encoded by the exons ATGGCTCTCTTCCGGAAGTTCAACG AGAAGATTCCTCGGAGAGGCATCCTGGGGGCGATGATGTTCCTGGCTTGCATGTTCTCCTACGTCATTCGTACCAATTTATCCATAACTATTGTCGCCATGGTAAACACTACAAGCAAAGACGGTGGCGTTGGGCCAGCGTGCGCTGCGGATATGAAAAGCAATAAAACCGTCGTACTCAAAGAT tttggGGAGCGTTATGAATGGAATCAACATATTCAAGGGCTATTACTATCAGGGTACTTTTACGGTGTTCTACCAGCTAGCGTACCAGCTGGACTCTTAGCTGAGAAGTACGGAGGCTCTAAAGTAGTAGC ATTCGCCACTTTAATACCCGCAGTATTAAATCTTTTGATGCCTTGGGCTGCTAGCGTCCATTATGGTTTTGTCTTCGCACTTCGTTTTGTAATGGGATTTTTCGGA ggCGCTGTTTATCCCGCTCTCCACGCGATGATTGCCAGATGGGTGCCTCCTGGTGAGAAAGGCATGTTTGTGTGGACTATGCAAG gtggTCCATTTGGAACTGTAGTAACATTTGCTTTATGTGGTGCGGTAATCAGTGCTTACGGGTGGAACGCTGCATTTTACGTTACAAGCGGAATTATGTTAGTTTTTTATGCTTTGTGGGTATTTCTAATATATGATACACCGGATTTGCATCCTAATATCACGGAAAAGGAAAAAGCATATATAAAGGAGCAAATAGGTACTACTGTCTCGAAACAAAag gTTCAGCTACCAGTAAAAGCGGTCGCTACATCTTTACCATTCCTAGTACTATTATGGGCTCACTTTGCAAACATGTGGGGTATTTATTTCATCTCTACAAACGGACCCAAGTATACGTTGGAAGTCCTTGGTTTCAATATGAAATCG GGTGGCGCAATAACTGGTTTACCTTACATAGCTAGACTCGGTGCTGGAGTGTTATTTGCAGCAGCGGGCGATTATGTACGAAGGAAGAATTTCTTAACCTTAAGCTTGATGAGGAAGATATTTATGCTGTTCT CTCACTTGGGACCTGCAGCTTGTCTGGTAGTAATGACATACGTGGGTTGTGATGCCACAACTGcgataataatgttaatattggCGTTAGCCTTTAATGGAGCCGCCTGTCAGACCAGCTTACAGAATCATCAAGATCTGGCTCCGAATTATGCTGGTTCTTTATATGGAATTATGAATACATTTGGCAGTTTCCCCGGATTTATCATTCCACCCATTATTGGCGCTTTAACCAATGAAAGG aacgGTGTAGAAGAATGGCGTATAATGTTTTGGATATCGGCAGTAGTGTTTATATCGGCAACGGTTCTCTTTTGGTTATTTGGATCTGCTGAAATTCAGCCGTGGAACGATACGACTCATAGTAAAGTGCCTACTGTTTCCGACGAGGAGAAGCAGATAAACGAAACGACAAGAGATGGGGCTGATACAGAAGCTGAGGAAAATGAACGGCTCTAA
- the LOC105837314 gene encoding sialin isoform X2 produces the protein MCVTEKIPRRGILGAMMFLACMFSYVIRTNLSITIVAMVNTTSKDGGVGPACAADMKSNKTVVLKDFGERYEWNQHIQGLLLSGYFYGVLPASVPAGLLAEKYGGSKVVAFATLIPAVLNLLMPWAASVHYGFVFALRFVMGFFGGAVYPALHAMIARWVPPGEKGMFVWTMQGGPFGTVVTFALCGAVISAYGWNAAFYVTSGIMLVFYALWVFLIYDTPDLHPNITEKEKAYIKEQIGTTVSKQKVQLPVKAVATSLPFLVLLWAHFANMWGIYFISTNGPKYTLEVLGFNMKSGGAITGLPYIARLGAGVLFAAAGDYVRRKNFLTLSLMRKIFMLFSHLGPAACLVVMTYVGCDATTAIIMLILALAFNGAACQTSLQNHQDLAPNYAGSLYGIMNTFGSFPGFIIPPIIGALTNERNGVEEWRIMFWISAVVFISATVLFWLFGSAEIQPWNDTTHSKVPTVSDEEKQINETTRDGADTEAEENERL, from the exons ATGTGTGTTACAGAGAAGATTCCTCGGAGAGGCATCCTGGGGGCGATGATGTTCCTGGCTTGCATGTTCTCCTACGTCATTCGTACCAATTTATCCATAACTATTGTCGCCATGGTAAACACTACAAGCAAAGACGGTGGCGTTGGGCCAGCGTGCGCTGCGGATATGAAAAGCAATAAAACCGTCGTACTCAAAGAT tttggGGAGCGTTATGAATGGAATCAACATATTCAAGGGCTATTACTATCAGGGTACTTTTACGGTGTTCTACCAGCTAGCGTACCAGCTGGACTCTTAGCTGAGAAGTACGGAGGCTCTAAAGTAGTAGC ATTCGCCACTTTAATACCCGCAGTATTAAATCTTTTGATGCCTTGGGCTGCTAGCGTCCATTATGGTTTTGTCTTCGCACTTCGTTTTGTAATGGGATTTTTCGGA ggCGCTGTTTATCCCGCTCTCCACGCGATGATTGCCAGATGGGTGCCTCCTGGTGAGAAAGGCATGTTTGTGTGGACTATGCAAG gtggTCCATTTGGAACTGTAGTAACATTTGCTTTATGTGGTGCGGTAATCAGTGCTTACGGGTGGAACGCTGCATTTTACGTTACAAGCGGAATTATGTTAGTTTTTTATGCTTTGTGGGTATTTCTAATATATGATACACCGGATTTGCATCCTAATATCACGGAAAAGGAAAAAGCATATATAAAGGAGCAAATAGGTACTACTGTCTCGAAACAAAag gTTCAGCTACCAGTAAAAGCGGTCGCTACATCTTTACCATTCCTAGTACTATTATGGGCTCACTTTGCAAACATGTGGGGTATTTATTTCATCTCTACAAACGGACCCAAGTATACGTTGGAAGTCCTTGGTTTCAATATGAAATCG GGTGGCGCAATAACTGGTTTACCTTACATAGCTAGACTCGGTGCTGGAGTGTTATTTGCAGCAGCGGGCGATTATGTACGAAGGAAGAATTTCTTAACCTTAAGCTTGATGAGGAAGATATTTATGCTGTTCT CTCACTTGGGACCTGCAGCTTGTCTGGTAGTAATGACATACGTGGGTTGTGATGCCACAACTGcgataataatgttaatattggCGTTAGCCTTTAATGGAGCCGCCTGTCAGACCAGCTTACAGAATCATCAAGATCTGGCTCCGAATTATGCTGGTTCTTTATATGGAATTATGAATACATTTGGCAGTTTCCCCGGATTTATCATTCCACCCATTATTGGCGCTTTAACCAATGAAAGG aacgGTGTAGAAGAATGGCGTATAATGTTTTGGATATCGGCAGTAGTGTTTATATCGGCAACGGTTCTCTTTTGGTTATTTGGATCTGCTGAAATTCAGCCGTGGAACGATACGACTCATAGTAAAGTGCCTACTGTTTCCGACGAGGAGAAGCAGATAAACGAAACGACAAGAGATGGGGCTGATACAGAAGCTGAGGAAAATGAACGGCTCTAA